The proteins below come from a single Drosophila suzukii chromosome X, CBGP_Dsuzu_IsoJpt1.0, whole genome shotgun sequence genomic window:
- the ssp7 gene encoding uncharacterized protein ssp7 codes for MKSVTFVLCLIVLGAHSLVVFGADCEIGGQKLKTGETYSPQGRCLQYTCQGPKKLSALTCPSVATLKPCKMQEDLSKPYPGCCPRFDC; via the exons ATGAAATCGGTTACGTTCGTACTCTGCTTGATAGTTCTTGGCGCCCACTCGCTCGTCGTTTTCGGCG CGGACTGCGAGATCGGCGGCCAGAAGCTGAAGACCGGAGAGACATATAGCCCGCAAGGACGTTGTTTGCAGTACACCTGCCAGGGACCCAAGAAACTTTCCGCCCTGAC ATGCCCTTCGGTGGCCACTTTGAAGCCCTGCAAAATGCAGGAGGATCTGAGCAAGCCCTATCCCGGCTGCTGTCCCAGGTTCGATTGCTAG
- the LOC108004724 gene encoding uncharacterized protein: MRFGVGYLLVLLGICGAARADLTYRGNAVHPDYPGQCYYEELNQAIPKKQSYKPINREGYCQSIYCRPDYVLEIGYCGRHNLVPTEKCKIASDMRRTFPDCCPKLVCRESESNYI; the protein is encoded by the exons ATGCGATTCGGAGTTGGTTATCTTCTGGTGCTCCTGGGCATTTGTGGTGCCGCACGGGCGGATCTCACCTATCGCGGAAATGCGGTTCACCCAG ATTATCCTGGTCAGTGTTACTATGAGGAACTCAACCAGGCCATTCCCAAGAAGCAGTCCTACAAGCCCATCAATCGCGAGGGCTACTGCCAATCTATCTACTGTCGGCCGGATTATGTCCTAGAGATTGGCTA CTGCGGTCGCCACAACCTGGTGCCCACGGAGAAATGCAAGATCGCCTCGGACATGCGACGCACCTTCCCCGACTGCTGTCCCAAGTTGGTTTGCCGGGAGTCGGAGAGCAACTACATCTAG
- the LOC108004723 gene encoding uncharacterized protein, whose product MPGAPWVSVAFVACLIVASVNANGFSTQYKGHTQHPTIPEHCLYEELDLAVPLHGYLLPTGHQDYCIRLECTEDYLLLIRHCDKAPYPRPGCQYSASDYDLEYPACCPQLECSGGF is encoded by the exons ATGCCTGGAGCACCTTGGGTATCCGTGGCTTTCGTGGCCTGTTTAATTGTTGCATCCGTAAACGCCAATGGCTTTAGCACCCAGTACAAGGGTCATACGCAGCACCCAACTATTCCGGAGCACTGCCTCTACGAGGAGCTGGATCTAGCCGTGCCACTCCATGGCTACCTTCTGCCCACCGGACACCAGGACTACTGCATCCGACTGGAGTGCACCGAAGACTATCTCCTCCTGATCCGACA CTGCGACAAGGCGCCATATCCTCGACCCGGCTGCCAGTACTCCGCCAGCGACTACGACCTTGAGTATCCCGCTTGCTGCCCCCAACTCGAGTGTTCCGGCGGTTTCTAG
- the CDK2AP1 gene encoding secreted protein C, producing MDIMDIQAVESKLSDVTVTPIPRSQVQNFYNYQQQREQREQQPQIQISAIHHSRGSGGGGGGSGSANSATDYSTGSGGKRERERSSVNDYSSSSSSKQSSAAAANAAATAAAVAALQYSPQFLQAQLALLQQQSNTTATPAAAAAAALSLANMCSSNGGQRNSGSGSGISSSASNGQSMGLNLSSSQLKYPPPSTSPVVVTTQTSANITTPLTSTASLPSVGPSNGLTKYAQLLAVIEEMGRDIRPTYTGSRSSTERLKRGIVHARILVRECLMETERAARQ from the coding sequence ATGGACATCATGGACATCCAGGCCGTAGAGTCCAAGCTGAGTGACGTCACGGTGACACCGATTCCACGCAGCCAGGTGCAGAATTTCTACAACTACCAGCAGCAGCGGGAGCAGCGCGAGCAGCAGCCTCAGATCCAGATTTCGGCCATCCACCACTCGCGGGGCTCCGGCGGCGGGGGAGGTGGATCCGGATCCGCCAACTCGGCCACCGACTACTCCACGGGCAGCGGGGGAAAGCGGGAGCGGGAACGCTCCTCGGTGAACGACTACAGCAGCAGCTCGTCCAGCAAACAGAGCTCCGCTGCGGCGGCCAATGCAGCTGCCACTGCCGCCGCCGTCGCTGCCCTCCAGTACTCCCCGCAGTTCCTCCAGGCCCAGTTGGCCCTCCTCCAGCAGCAGTCGAACACCACGGCCACGCCGgctgctgccgccgctgctgccCTCTCCCTGGCCAACATGTGCTCCAGCAATGGCGGACAGAGGAACTCCGGCTCCGGTTCCGGCATCTCCTCCTCCGCCAGCAATGGCCAGAGCATGGGCCTCAACCTAAGCTCCTCGCAGCTGAAATACCCGCCGCCCTCCACCTCGCCCGTGGTGGTGACCACTCAGACATCGGCCAACATCACCACGCCGTTGACCTCCACGGCCAGCCTGCCGTCCGTGGGCCCGAGCAACGGGCTGACCAAGTACGCCCAGCTGTTGGCCGTCATTGAGGAGATGGGACGCGACATCAGGCCCACGTACACGGGCTCGCGCAGCTCCACGGAGCGACTCAAGCGCGGTATTGTCCATGCCCGCATCCTGGTGCGTGAATGCCTCATGGAGACGGAGCGAGCGGCGCGCCAATGA